One uncultured Jannaschia sp. DNA segment encodes these proteins:
- a CDS encoding glycine--tRNA ligase subunit alpha, with product MIDAPETAPPRSFQEIILRLQSYWATQGCAILQPYDMEVGAGTFHPATTLRALGPNPWTAAYVQPSRRPTDGRYGENPNRLQHYYQYQVLIKPSPPDLQELYLGSLRAIGIDFELHDIRFVEDDWESPTLGAWGLGWEVWCDGMEVSQFTYFQQVGGHDCHPVSGELTYGLERLAMYVLGVDHVMDMPFNDPDATIPMTYGDVFRQTEEEYARWNFDVADTAVLLKQFEEAEAHCHEILSRDADDRKTGRRIVMAHPAYDQCIKASHIFNLLDARGVISVTERQAYIGRVRTLAKACADAFVQTRAGGWREDLA from the coding sequence ATGATCGACGCCCCCGAAACGGCCCCGCCCCGCTCCTTCCAGGAGATTATCCTGCGGCTCCAGAGCTACTGGGCGACGCAGGGCTGCGCGATCCTGCAGCCCTACGACATGGAGGTTGGCGCGGGCACGTTCCACCCGGCGACCACGCTGCGCGCGCTGGGCCCGAACCCCTGGACCGCGGCCTACGTCCAGCCCTCGCGGCGGCCGACCGACGGGCGCTACGGCGAGAACCCCAACCGGCTGCAGCACTATTACCAGTATCAGGTCCTCATCAAACCCAGCCCGCCCGACCTGCAGGAGCTCTATCTCGGGAGCTTGCGCGCCATCGGGATCGATTTCGAGCTCCACGACATCCGCTTCGTCGAGGACGACTGGGAGAGCCCGACGCTCGGCGCATGGGGCCTTGGGTGGGAGGTCTGGTGCGACGGCATGGAGGTCAGCCAGTTCACCTATTTCCAGCAGGTCGGTGGCCATGACTGCCACCCCGTGTCCGGCGAGCTGACCTACGGGCTCGAACGGCTTGCGATGTATGTTCTCGGCGTCGACCACGTCATGGACATGCCGTTTAACGACCCGGACGCGACGATCCCGATGACCTATGGCGACGTCTTCCGCCAGACCGAGGAGGAATACGCCCGCTGGAACTTCGATGTGGCCGACACCGCCGTCCTCCTCAAACAGTTCGAGGAAGCCGAGGCCCATTGTCACGAAATCCTGTCGCGAGACGCCGACGACCGAAAGACCGGCCGCCGCATCGTCATGGCCCACCCGGCCTACGACCAGTGCATCAAGGCCAGCCACATCTTCAACCTGTTGGACGCCCGAGGCGTGATCTCGGTCACCGAACGCCAGGCCTATATCGGCCGCGTACGGACGCTGGCGAAGGCCTGCGCGGACGCGTTCGTGCAGACGCGGGCTGGGGGTTGGAGAGAGGACTTGGCGTGA
- a CDS encoding Lrp/AsnC family transcriptional regulator, whose protein sequence is MLDDIDRRLLRLWLADPEMSAADLSARLGITGARAARRIEKLRETGVVRGVHAVIDWAALGYTVEVSLRIQLEKSRPRAFEAFLEAAREVPEVTEVQTFLGRVDARLTAIARDMGHWQSVYRDGILTLPHIAEIEALMHVATVKTDQSLPL, encoded by the coding sequence ATGCTCGACGATATCGACCGTCGTCTGCTGCGCCTCTGGCTCGCGGATCCGGAGATGAGCGCGGCGGACCTGTCCGCCCGGCTCGGGATCACGGGCGCGCGGGCCGCGCGGCGGATCGAAAAGTTGCGCGAGACGGGGGTCGTGCGTGGCGTGCATGCGGTCATCGACTGGGCGGCGCTGGGCTACACGGTCGAGGTGTCGCTGCGCATCCAGCTCGAAAAGTCCCGCCCGCGCGCCTTCGAGGCCTTTCTCGAGGCCGCGCGCGAGGTGCCCGAGGTGACGGAGGTCCAGACCTTTCTCGGCCGCGTCGACGCGCGCCTGACCGCCATCGCCCGCGACATGGGGCACTGGCAGTCGGTCTATCGCGACGGTATCCTGACCCTGCCGCACATCGCCGAGATCGAGGCGCTGATGCATGTGGCGACGGTCAAGACCGACCAGAGCCTGCCGCTGTGA
- a CDS encoding aminotransferase class V-fold PLP-dependent enzyme, translating into MAMLDTVDPTGLEEFSVVFTDRSLNHMSAAFQEVMRDLDAGLKSVYGADHVAIIPGGGTFAMEAVARQLGQGARALVVRNGWFSYRWSQIMEAGAFTEGHEVMKARQTGNDSRAPFAPPPAAEVAARIRETKPDVVFAPHVETSAGVILPDDYIAEIAAAAHEVGGLMVLDCIASGCAWVDMRATGVDVLISAPQKGWSAQPCAGLAMLSDRARTRIEASASDSFAIDLKKWLSIMDAYLGGGHAYHATMPTDGLRVFRDALAETRAFGFDAARDAQFALGRRVRAMLAERGLRSVAAEGFEAPGVVVAYAPSPAIQTGKAFAERGMQIAAGVPLAVDEPDDFATFRLGLFGLDKLKDVEGTADRLRVVLDDVLASERAA; encoded by the coding sequence ATGGCAATGCTCGACACGGTGGACCCGACGGGGCTGGAGGAGTTCTCGGTCGTGTTTACGGACCGCTCGCTCAACCACATGTCGGCTGCCTTCCAGGAGGTGATGCGCGATCTCGATGCCGGGCTGAAGTCGGTCTACGGCGCGGATCACGTCGCCATCATCCCCGGCGGGGGCACCTTCGCGATGGAGGCCGTCGCGCGCCAGCTGGGACAGGGGGCTCGGGCGCTCGTGGTGCGCAACGGCTGGTTCTCCTACCGCTGGTCGCAGATCATGGAGGCGGGCGCCTTCACCGAGGGCCACGAGGTGATGAAGGCTCGCCAGACGGGCAATGACAGCCGCGCGCCCTTCGCGCCGCCCCCCGCCGCCGAGGTCGCCGCGCGCATCCGCGAGACCAAGCCCGACGTGGTTTTTGCCCCGCATGTCGAGACGAGTGCGGGCGTCATCCTGCCCGACGACTACATCGCCGAAATCGCCGCCGCCGCGCACGAGGTCGGCGGGCTGATGGTGCTGGACTGCATCGCGTCGGGCTGCGCCTGGGTGGATATGCGCGCCACCGGCGTCGACGTGCTGATCTCGGCCCCCCAGAAGGGTTGGAGTGCGCAGCCCTGCGCGGGGCTCGCCATGCTGTCCGACCGGGCACGGACGCGGATCGAGGCCAGTGCGTCGGACAGCTTCGCGATCGACCTGAAGAAATGGCTGTCGATCATGGACGCCTATCTGGGTGGCGGCCACGCCTACCACGCGACGATGCCGACCGACGGGCTGCGGGTGTTTCGTGACGCGCTGGCCGAGACGCGGGCCTTCGGGTTCGACGCGGCACGGGACGCGCAGTTCGCGCTGGGCCGGAGGGTGCGCGCGATGTTGGCCGAGCGGGGGCTGCGATCCGTCGCGGCCGAGGGGTTCGAGGCGCCTGGCGTCGTCGTGGCCTATGCGCCGTCGCCGGCGATCCAGACGGGGAAGGCCTTCGCCGAGCGGGGGATGCAGATCGCGGCAGGCGTGCCGCTGGCGGTGGACGAGCCGGACGATTTCGCGACGTTCCGTCTGGGGCTCTTCGGCTTGGACAAGCTCAAGGACGTGGAGGGGACGGCGGATCGGCTCCGCGTCGTGCTCGACGATGTGTTGGCCTCGGAGCGGGCGGCCTGA
- a CDS encoding cupin, translating to MIYHHLYSDADGESRWRDVTVDLEERSFAPPARAIEISAPRDARRSLFLRLRAGWNEPIHPTPVRQMLVPTAGRIRVTASDGEAREIAPGRIWLMEDRSGKGHHTEVIGDEDFLCVIVQYD from the coding sequence ATGATCTACCACCATCTCTACAGCGATGCGGACGGCGAAAGCCGCTGGCGCGACGTGACCGTCGATCTCGAGGAGCGCAGCTTCGCCCCGCCCGCTCGCGCCATCGAGATCTCGGCCCCCCGCGATGCCCGCCGCAGCCTTTTCCTGCGTCTGCGGGCCGGCTGGAACGAACCGATCCACCCGACCCCGGTCCGCCAGATGCTCGTCCCGACCGCCGGCCGCATCCGCGTCACGGCCAGCGACGGGGAGGCACGCGAGATCGCGCCGGGCCGGATCTGGCTGATGGAAGATCGCAGCGGCAAGGGACACCACACCGAGGTGATCGGCGACGAGGATTTCCTCTGCGTGATCGTGCAATACGACTGA
- a CDS encoding TrkH family potassium uptake protein, giving the protein MLDIRPVGYVIGLLLLILGGAMALPLGVDLAAGNGEWAPFAESMILTTLAGMCLALACSNAVRDRLSLQQTFMLTTGVWLALPVFAALPFMLGATESSYTDAFFEAMSGLTTTGSTVLSGLDTLPPGLLLWRALLQWFGGIGVIVMAMVFLPELRVGGMQIFRTEAFDTMGKVLPRAAEISSSIGVIYIGITLACAMSYGAAGMDAFDAVTHAMTTVSTGGFANYDASFGAFKGPIEYIAVAFMIVAALPFVLYIQALAGNGLALWTDPQVRGFVGALAAAAAIVVTVLTLGSSYPLERAFREALFNVTSVMTGTGYASTDYMLWGGFLITVFFFIGLIGGCAGSTSCSVKVFRYQILFAAVKSQIRRIHSPHGIFRPRYDGRTVTDDVLSSVMSFFVLFVVTLGVFAVALAMTGLDFVTAVSGAATAVANVGPGLGDTIGPSGNFAPLNDTAKWLLSAAMLIGRLELMAVYVLFTRRFWLA; this is encoded by the coding sequence ATGCTGGACATTCGCCCCGTCGGATATGTGATCGGACTGCTCTTGTTGATCCTCGGGGGTGCCATGGCGCTGCCGCTCGGGGTCGACCTGGCGGCGGGCAACGGCGAATGGGCGCCCTTCGCCGAGAGCATGATCCTGACGACGCTGGCAGGGATGTGCCTCGCGCTGGCCTGCTCGAACGCCGTCCGCGACCGGCTGAGCCTGCAGCAGACCTTCATGTTGACGACGGGCGTCTGGCTGGCGCTGCCGGTCTTCGCGGCCCTGCCCTTCATGCTGGGCGCCACGGAGAGCAGCTACACCGACGCCTTCTTCGAGGCGATGTCGGGCCTCACGACGACCGGTTCGACGGTGCTGAGCGGCCTCGACACGCTGCCCCCGGGCCTCCTGCTCTGGCGGGCGCTCCTGCAATGGTTCGGCGGGATCGGCGTGATCGTCATGGCGATGGTGTTCCTGCCGGAGCTGCGCGTCGGCGGAATGCAGATCTTCCGCACCGAGGCCTTCGACACGATGGGCAAGGTCCTGCCGCGCGCCGCCGAGATCAGCTCCAGCATCGGCGTGATCTATATCGGCATCACCCTCGCCTGCGCGATGTCCTACGGGGCGGCGGGCATGGACGCGTTCGACGCGGTGACCCATGCCATGACGACCGTCTCGACCGGCGGGTTCGCCAATTACGACGCGAGCTTCGGCGCCTTCAAGGGGCCGATCGAATACATCGCCGTCGCCTTCATGATCGTCGCCGCCCTGCCCTTCGTCCTCTACATCCAGGCGCTCGCGGGGAACGGCCTGGCGCTCTGGACCGATCCGCAGGTGCGCGGCTTCGTCGGCGCGCTCGCGGCGGCGGCCGCGATCGTGGTCACGGTCCTGACGCTGGGATCGTCCTACCCGCTGGAACGGGCCTTCCGCGAGGCGCTCTTCAACGTCACCTCGGTCATGACCGGCACGGGCTATGCCAGCACCGACTACATGCTCTGGGGCGGGTTCCTCATCACGGTCTTCTTCTTCATCGGCCTGATCGGCGGCTGCGCCGGCTCGACCTCCTGCTCGGTCAAGGTGTTCCGCTACCAGATCCTGTTCGCCGCGGTGAAATCCCAGATCCGCCGCATTCACTCGCCCCACGGGATCTTCCGGCCGCGCTATGACGGGCGCACCGTGACCGACGACGTACTGTCCTCAGTGATGTCGTTCTTCGTCCTCTTCGTGGTCACGTTGGGCGTGTTCGCCGTGGCCCTCGCGATGACGGGGCTCGATTTTGTCACCGCCGTCTCGGGCGCGGCGACGGCGGTCGCGAATGTCGGGCCGGGCCTCGGCGACACGATCGGGCCGTCGGGCAACTTCGCGCCGCTGAACGACACGGCGAAATGGCTTCTCTCGGCGGCGATGCTGATCGGTCGGCTGGAACTGATGGCCGTCTATGTCCTCTTCACCCGGCGGTTCTGGCTGGCCTGA
- a CDS encoding Lrp/AsnC family transcriptional regulator, translating into MIDDLDRAILRVLQGNATLSAGAVGRAVGLSQPAAWRRMRRLREAGVLRGRVLDLDLEKLGFGVTVFLGVKLATKGRVSLEDFERAVSAIPEVRRVDHVLGRYDYRLRVTARDLADFERVLRRRVMALPGVGEVEANVLLSEERLAGPI; encoded by the coding sequence ATGATCGACGATCTGGACCGGGCGATCCTGCGGGTGCTTCAGGGCAACGCGACGCTGTCGGCCGGGGCCGTGGGCCGGGCCGTGGGGCTGTCACAGCCGGCGGCGTGGCGGCGGATGCGGCGTCTGCGCGAGGCGGGTGTGCTGCGCGGGCGCGTCCTCGATCTCGATCTCGAGAAGCTGGGTTTCGGGGTAACCGTGTTCCTCGGGGTGAAGCTGGCGACGAAGGGGCGGGTCAGTCTCGAGGATTTCGAGCGCGCCGTCAGCGCGATCCCCGAGGTGCGGCGGGTCGATCACGTACTCGGGCGCTATGATTACAGGCTGCGGGTCACGGCACGCGACTTGGCGGATTTCGAGCGGGTCCTGCGGCGGCGGGTCATGGCGCTGCCGGGGGTGGGCGAGGTCGAGGCGAACGTCCTTTTGAGCGAAGAGCGGCTGGCCGGCCCGATCTGA
- a CDS encoding DMT family transporter: MSTTNTAPVTRPTLDNWISIVSLGVIWGGTFMIVAIALRCYGPVTVAAARVALGGLALVGLALASGRPFPRLDGLLVAFLLGLGLLNAALPFLLLAWGQQHVPSAFAGLSMAVLPLFLLPLAHVFVPGDQLTPRRSAGFGMGLIGAVVLLGPGVLAAGEGDLAALGRLACIAATLCYAVSSIMTRRCPPMDATWLSAAILVVAALGLVPAMLWFEGVPGPATPGQMGAIVALGLVPTALAGLLRVRIIRTAGPGFMTLVNYQVPVWSIVFGVTLLGEDLPGRFYVALALIAGGLFVSQSGRKT; encoded by the coding sequence ATGTCCACGACCAACACCGCACCCGTCACCCGTCCGACGCTGGACAACTGGATCTCCATCGTCTCGCTCGGGGTGATCTGGGGCGGGACGTTCATGATCGTCGCGATCGCGCTGCGCTGCTACGGCCCGGTGACCGTGGCCGCGGCGCGTGTCGCGCTCGGCGGGCTCGCACTGGTCGGGCTGGCGCTGGCCTCTGGGCGACCGTTCCCGCGCCTCGACGGACTGCTCGTGGCGTTCCTCCTGGGGCTTGGCCTTCTCAACGCCGCCCTGCCGTTCCTCCTGCTGGCCTGGGGGCAACAGCACGTGCCCTCGGCCTTCGCGGGGCTCAGCATGGCGGTGCTGCCGCTGTTCCTCCTGCCGCTCGCGCATGTCTTCGTCCCCGGCGACCAGCTTACGCCCCGCCGGAGCGCGGGCTTCGGCATGGGATTGATCGGCGCGGTCGTCCTGCTCGGGCCGGGCGTGCTGGCCGCGGGCGAGGGCGATCTCGCGGCGCTCGGGCGGCTCGCCTGCATCGCGGCGACGCTCTGCTACGCGGTCTCGTCGATCATGACCCGGCGCTGCCCCCCGATGGACGCGACCTGGCTCTCGGCGGCGATCCTCGTGGTGGCGGCCCTCGGGCTGGTGCCCGCGATGCTCTGGTTCGAGGGCGTCCCCGGCCCCGCCACACCGGGCCAGATGGGCGCGATCGTGGCCCTCGGGCTGGTGCCGACGGCACTGGCGGGGCTCCTCCGGGTGCGGATCATCCGGACCGCCGGGCCGGGCTTCATGACGCTGGTGAACTACCAGGTGCCTGTCTGGTCGATCGTCTTCGGCGTCACGCTTCTGGGCGAGGACCTCCCTGGTCGCTTCTACGTGGCACTGGCGCTGATCGCGGGCGGCCTCTTCGTCAGCCAGTCCGGGCGCAAGACCTGA
- a CDS encoding antibiotic biosynthesis monooxygenase: MIAVIFEVRPTDADAYLDHAARLRPLLDGHPGFVSVERFRSLADPGRYVSLSFFEDEASVRAWRTRPEHRATQVAGRAGLLSDYRLRIAEVARDYGLHDRAACPLDSLAVHAAPR, translated from the coding sequence GTGATCGCGGTCATCTTCGAGGTCCGGCCCACGGATGCGGACGCCTATCTCGACCACGCCGCGCGGCTGCGCCCGCTCCTCGACGGCCATCCGGGATTCGTATCGGTGGAGCGGTTCCGCAGCCTCGCCGATCCCGGCCGCTACGTCTCGCTGTCGTTCTTCGAGGACGAGGCGAGTGTGCGCGCCTGGCGCACCCGCCCCGAGCATCGCGCGACGCAGGTGGCGGGCCGGGCGGGCCTTCTGTCGGACTACCGGCTCAGGATCGCGGAGGTCGCGCGGGATTACGGTCTGCATGATCGCGCGGCCTGTCCGCTGGATTCGCTGGCCGTCCACGCCGCGCCGCGCTAG
- a CDS encoding helix-turn-helix transcriptional regulator has translation MRNGPDIARTAALIGDPARAAMLAALMDGRALTARELSETAGITPQTASSHLAKLEAGGLLARARQGRHAYLRLAGPEVATLLEGLMAFAAPRTSRVRPGPRDADLREARVCYNHLAGRRGVQMYDALMRSGALTEGPVATAAMAHALAPLEVDPTGLPGRAPLCRDCLDWSERRSHLSGRLGRAILTAMEARHWVRRDPASRAIRFTPPGARAFDATFPPG, from the coding sequence ATGCGAAACGGCCCTGACATCGCCCGAACCGCCGCGCTGATCGGCGACCCCGCGCGCGCGGCGATGCTGGCCGCGCTGATGGATGGGCGCGCCCTGACCGCGCGGGAGCTGTCGGAGACGGCGGGGATCACGCCCCAGACCGCGAGCAGTCACCTCGCCAAGCTCGAGGCGGGCGGTCTTCTGGCGCGGGCGCGACAGGGGCGCCACGCCTATCTGCGGCTGGCCGGCCCCGAGGTGGCGACTCTGCTGGAGGGGCTGATGGCCTTCGCGGCACCCCGGACCTCGCGCGTCCGGCCCGGCCCGCGCGACGCCGACCTGCGCGAGGCGCGGGTCTGCTACAACCACCTCGCGGGGCGGCGCGGCGTGCAGATGTATGACGCGCTGATGCGGTCAGGTGCGCTGACCGAGGGACCCGTCGCGACGGCGGCGATGGCCCACGCGCTCGCACCGCTGGAGGTGGACCCGACGGGTCTTCCGGGGCGTGCGCCGCTTTGCCGCGATTGCCTCGACTGGTCCGAGCGTCGCTCGCATCTCTCGGGGCGGCTCGGGCGTGCGATCCTTACGGCGATGGAGGCGCGGCATTGGGTGCGGCGCGATCCCGCCAGTCGCGCCATCCGCTTCACGCCACCGGGCGCGCGCGCCTTCGATGCGACCTTTCCGCCCGGCTGA
- a CDS encoding serine protease, translating to MRAILATALMVMALWTTGARAQDIYVQIEAHPSLTVAQERVRAYGGILPNVNGFGLRGGWYGIALGPYDAEGARATLSRLRRDGLIPRDSYIVEGETYRDRYWPVGAGAVVGTTPAAPEAPDAEDTAASDNADAIVAPTPLVEPEETRREAQRSEALLTRDEKMDLQRALQWFGFYTAAIDGSYGRGTRTSMAAWQTENGVEVTGVLTTRQRATLLEQYAEAQSELGLAPVRLASAGLSITAPMGLVSFDRIEAPFVHYLPRGDSGVRLSLISQPGDRATLAGLYEILQTLDIVPPEGERSKSRESFRISGLAADRATQVFAKLEDGHIMGYILSWPPAQGDLAARALPEMERTLTSIGAPLAVDAGFEASEQSFDMVSGLEVRRPLRSASGFFVDGQGTVVTAADTVAGCGRVTLDRMHEVEIAAVDGPVAILRPLARLAPVEIARLAPEEGRLRSAVSVGGFPYGGVLGAATLSFGTLEDVRGLDGAEDRVRLSLVARDGDAGGPVLDGAGRVAGMLLPDTGDGDRALPGDVAFAVKARRLADVLAAAGVAPETSDLSTPLAPEDLTVRATGMTVLVSCWE from the coding sequence ATGCGCGCGATTCTGGCGACGGCACTGATGGTTATGGCCCTCTGGACGACCGGCGCGCGGGCGCAGGACATCTACGTGCAGATCGAGGCGCACCCGTCGCTGACCGTCGCGCAGGAGCGGGTGCGGGCCTATGGCGGAATCCTTCCCAACGTGAACGGCTTCGGCCTGCGGGGCGGGTGGTACGGCATCGCGCTGGGGCCCTATGACGCGGAGGGGGCCCGCGCGACGCTGTCGCGGCTGCGGCGCGACGGGCTGATCCCGCGCGACAGCTACATCGTTGAGGGCGAGACCTATCGCGACCGCTATTGGCCGGTCGGCGCGGGCGCGGTCGTGGGGACCACCCCGGCCGCCCCGGAGGCGCCAGACGCAGAGGATACGGCGGCCTCGGACAACGCCGATGCCATCGTGGCGCCGACACCGCTGGTCGAGCCCGAGGAGACGCGGCGCGAGGCGCAGCGCTCGGAGGCCCTGCTGACGCGGGACGAGAAGATGGACCTGCAGCGCGCGCTGCAGTGGTTCGGCTTCTACACCGCTGCCATCGACGGCAGCTACGGACGCGGCACCCGCACCTCGATGGCCGCGTGGCAGACCGAGAACGGCGTCGAGGTTACCGGCGTCCTGACGACCCGCCAGCGCGCGACGTTGCTGGAGCAATATGCCGAAGCGCAGTCGGAGCTGGGGCTCGCGCCCGTCCGGCTCGCCTCCGCGGGCCTGTCGATCACGGCGCCGATGGGGCTCGTGTCCTTCGACCGGATCGAGGCGCCCTTCGTGCATTACCTCCCCCGCGGCGACAGCGGCGTGCGCCTGTCGCTGATCTCGCAGCCCGGCGACCGCGCGACGCTGGCCGGGCTCTACGAGATCCTTCAAACGCTCGACATCGTCCCGCCCGAGGGCGAGCGGTCGAAATCGCGCGAGAGTTTCCGGATCTCGGGGCTGGCCGCCGACCGCGCGACGCAGGTCTTCGCCAAGCTCGAGGACGGGCACATCATGGGCTACATCCTGTCCTGGCCGCCCGCGCAGGGCGATCTCGCCGCACGCGCGCTGCCCGAGATGGAGCGCACGCTGACCTCGATCGGTGCGCCGCTCGCGGTCGATGCCGGGTTCGAGGCGTCCGAGCAGAGCTTCGACATGGTCTCCGGGCTCGAGGTGCGGCGTCCGCTGCGCTCGGCTTCGGGGTTCTTCGTGGACGGGCAGGGGACGGTTGTGACCGCCGCCGACACGGTCGCGGGCTGCGGGCGCGTGACGCTCGACCGGATGCACGAGGTCGAGATCGCGGCGGTGGACGGGCCGGTGGCGATCCTGCGCCCCCTGGCCCGGCTGGCGCCGGTCGAGATCGCGCGACTGGCCCCCGAGGAGGGACGGCTTCGGTCGGCGGTTTCGGTCGGTGGGTTCCCCTATGGCGGCGTGCTGGGTGCGGCGACGCTGAGCTTCGGGACGCTCGAGGATGTGCGCGGTCTCGACGGGGCCGAAGACCGGGTGCGCCTGTCGCTCGTGGCGCGGGACGGCGATGCGGGCGGCCCGGTGCTCGATGGCGCGGGTCGGGTCGCGGGTATGCTGCTGCCGGATACCGGGGACGGCGACCGCGCGCTGCCGGGCGACGTGGCCTTCGCCGTCAAGGCGCGTCGGCTGGCGGATGTGCTGGCGGCGGCTGGCGTGGCGCCCGAGACCTCGGACCTCTCGACCCCGCTCGCCCCCGAGGACCTGACCGTCCGCGCCACCGGCATGACCGTATTGGTGAGTTGCTGGGAGTGA
- a CDS encoding exopolysaccharide biosynthesis protein — translation MAGLLRDIASSGSGERVSVGDITSALGQAGLGGAILVPSLIALSPATAIFGVATVCGIAIAVIATQIMLNRKKLWLPRWMCRLRVRRTALVWLRNRLERPFVWLERRSSQRLTWLMRTPMGYVPGILSFLVGASMPFLELVPLSATTGGGAVTLMVLGLLLDDGLLVLGGILAAVCVALLVIGIGSGLSGLIL, via the coding sequence TTGGCAGGTTTGCTTCGGGACATCGCATCGTCCGGGTCCGGAGAACGCGTCAGTGTCGGCGATATCACGAGCGCGCTCGGGCAGGCTGGTCTGGGCGGTGCCATCCTCGTCCCGTCTCTGATCGCCCTGTCACCCGCGACGGCGATTTTCGGGGTGGCGACGGTCTGCGGGATCGCGATCGCAGTGATCGCGACGCAGATCATGCTGAACCGAAAGAAACTCTGGTTGCCGAGATGGATGTGCCGCCTGCGGGTCCGCAGGACGGCGCTCGTCTGGCTTCGCAACCGTCTCGAACGGCCGTTCGTCTGGCTGGAACGGCGATCCAGCCAAAGGCTGACGTGGCTGATGCGGACGCCGATGGGCTATGTGCCGGGAATCCTCAGCTTTCTGGTCGGCGCGTCGATGCCATTTCTCGAACTTGTCCCTCTGTCCGCCACGACGGGCGGGGGTGCCGTCACCCTGATGGTCCTCGGGCTGCTCTTGGATGACGGTCTGCTCGTTCTGGGCGGAATACTCGCAGCCGTTTGCGTGGCATTGCTGGTCATCGGAATTGGCAGCGGACTCTCGGGTTTGATTTTGTAA
- the ilvC gene encoding ketol-acid reductoisomerase, giving the protein MRVYYDRDCDVNLIKDMKVAILGYGSQGHAHALNLRDSGAKNLVVALRDGSPSKAKAEGEGLKVMEIAEAAAWADLIMFTMPDELQAETYKRYVHDNIREGAAIAFAHGLNVHFGLIEPKAGVDVIMMAPKGPGHTVRGEYVKGGGVPCLVAVDNDASGRALEIGLSYCSAIGGGRSGIIETNFREECETDLFGEQAVLCGGLVELIRMGFETLVEAGYAPEMAYFECLHEVKLIVDLIYEGGIANMNYSISNTAEYGEYVSGPRVLPYDETKARMKAILTDIQTGKFVRDFMGENQVGQPFFKGTRRMNDAHQIEEVGAKLREMMPWISDGKMVDKARN; this is encoded by the coding sequence ATGCGCGTTTACTATGACCGCGACTGCGACGTGAACCTGATCAAGGATATGAAGGTGGCCATTCTCGGCTACGGCAGCCAGGGCCATGCCCACGCGCTGAACCTGCGGGATTCGGGTGCGAAGAACCTCGTCGTGGCGCTCCGCGACGGCTCGCCGTCCAAGGCCAAGGCCGAGGGCGAGGGCCTGAAGGTCATGGAGATCGCCGAGGCCGCCGCCTGGGCCGATCTGATCATGTTCACCATGCCCGATGAGCTGCAGGCCGAGACCTACAAGCGCTACGTCCACGACAACATCCGCGAGGGCGCCGCGATCGCCTTCGCCCACGGTCTCAACGTTCATTTCGGCCTGATCGAGCCGAAGGCGGGCGTCGACGTCATCATGATGGCGCCCAAGGGCCCCGGCCACACGGTGCGCGGCGAATACGTCAAGGGCGGCGGCGTGCCCTGCCTCGTGGCGGTCGACAACGATGCTTCCGGCCGCGCCCTCGAGATCGGCCTCAGCTACTGCTCGGCCATTGGCGGCGGACGCTCGGGCATCATCGAGACCAACTTCCGCGAGGAATGCGAGACCGACCTCTTCGGCGAGCAGGCCGTCCTCTGCGGTGGCCTGGTCGAGCTGATCCGCATGGGCTTCGAGACGCTGGTCGAGGCGGGCTATGCCCCCGAGATGGCCTATTTCGAGTGCCTGCACGAGGTGAAGCTGATCGTGGACCTGATCTACGAAGGCGGCATCGCCAACATGAACTACTCGATCTCGAACACGGCCGAGTACGGCGAGTATGTCTCGGGTCCGCGCGTTCTGCCCTACGACGAGACGAAGGCGCGCATGAAGGCGATCCTGACGGACATCCAGACCGGCAAGTTCGTGCGCGACTTCATGGGTGAGAACCAGGTCGGCCAGCCCTTCTTCAAGGGCACGCGCCGGATGAACGATGCCCACCAGATCGAAGAGGTCGGCGCCAAGCTGCGCGAGATGATGCCGTGGATCTCGGACGGCAAGATGGTCGACAAGGCCCGCAACTGA
- a CDS encoding NIPSNAP family protein: MLTCIIRYEIDPAKRDHFARYARNWGTAIPRCGADLTGYFAPHEGSSTLGYGIYDIESLAAYEAYRARLADDPLGRENYDFARAEGFLRSESRTWLKRVDR; the protein is encoded by the coding sequence ATGCTCACCTGCATCATCCGCTACGAGATCGACCCCGCCAAGCGCGACCACTTCGCGCGCTACGCCCGCAACTGGGGCACCGCCATTCCCCGTTGCGGGGCCGATCTCACCGGCTATTTCGCCCCACATGAAGGCTCAAGTACGCTGGGCTACGGGATCTACGACATCGAAAGCCTCGCCGCCTACGAGGCCTATCGCGCCCGCCTTGCCGACGACCCGCTTGGGCGCGAGAACTACGATTTCGCGCGGGCCGAGGGATTCCTGCGCTCCGAAAGCCGGACATGGCTGAAGCGGGTGGACCGGTGA